In Lycium ferocissimum isolate CSIRO_LF1 chromosome 7, AGI_CSIRO_Lferr_CH_V1, whole genome shotgun sequence, the sequence ataatcttcccacataaattaaaggttgatagacataaataaaggttggtagaagttaatgagattggtaaatgattgatgagggtaattgttaaaaatatttaccaatttatgaattttttttacaaaatattaacttatgagttaaattttgtatttaaaaaagttaaaaccatggtttcaaaccccaaaccatgctttttggatgatttgggttcAAACTATAATTTTAAATCATGACTGAAAATTGATGATCAAATGCTGATTTGAaactatgatttcaaaccatattttgaaaattgatggtcaaacgcctactaagagtGAAGTCCAGAAAAACGTGATTTTTGTTATGGAACGGTGATAGCGACGCGTGGACCACTAACCAATACTACTATTTGGTTTGTCAAACCTCGTGTCGATTTGTGGGGTTACGTTTTGGGGATATCACCACCAAACCTGGAAAACAAAAACATCTTTATCTTTTCTTATTTCTACTTTGGCAGTTTTCGTATTATTGCAAAGTTTGCAGTTGGTACCCTTCACCTAACCTCATCTTCTCCTTTTATAATATAATGGTCTCTCTTTGGCAAAGAGAGCTTaaaaaatggaagattaaaaaaaaaaaaaagaaccataTAACTAAGTTTGCTTACACCCACCCGGTTGGACTCGAACCCACAATCGCCTGATTAGAAGTCAGACGCCTTATCCATTAACCCACGGGTTCTGCTGTTTCTGTCATTGCCTTCATCtgtatttaaatatatatttattcaagCTAATTGCACAAGATGGATTTCCATACTATTTTCCCAAGTACACTTAATTCGATTGACTACTGTCCTTCGCACTAATCTTAAGATCGTCTCTTCCATTTTCAAGATTATActatgaaatgaaatgagattCGTTTATGATCATTGAGGTATGAAAATTGAAGGAATTAAGCTTCACTTTTGTAACAAGTGTTTCTCATTTACACTTAACgcaatcaataacattagcggCCACAACCCACAGTTATGAGCTCCCGCACCAAGTATTTTTTAAAGGAACATAGCTTCATCGGACTGTGACTGCACGCTGATCCTAGAGCTACCTATATCcaacattttttttggaaatcatGGAGTTTCTCGTCCTTGGCATGGAACCAATTTCCCTTTGCTTTCACGACTTAGAATTATGCAGTCAGTGTTTCCGCTTTTGGAGAAGAAATCAACAAGCCTTGGGCAGCAACATCTTTCTTCAGCTAGAGTTTGCAGTATCACATTCTGAAGACACCATATTTTGTAGCTTCTGGTCCACGATTCAAGGAAGCAGAGATGCAAAGGCTCAATATTTTCCTCGTGTCTGCTGGATCGATTATGCCATCATCCCAAAGCCTTGATGTGGCATAATATGGACTGCCCTCTTTGTCATACGCCTCTACAACTTCAGCCTTGAActtctcttcctcttcctttGTCCACTGCAACACATTCATGTCAATTACCAGACACAATCAAAATGATAATATAGAAGTATAGGCgacaatgtttttttttttttgataaaggtaTAGGCGACAATGTCTTACCTGAATTCCCCTCTTTTTCTTGGTGGCACCCTCTACTTGAGCAAGGACTCCAGCAGCCTTATTAATCCATAGTTAAAATGAGAATTACAAGTTTCCTCGATAAGTAACAATAATTACTAGGCATAGCAACATATTCAGAATTTAGAAGGGGATAATGCTTTTACAGAAAAGCATAATTTTTTATTCCACACTATTTGAGCAACAAAGAACATAATTATCAAGTGCATCAAGCAAAAATAATTTGGGTTCAAATAAAGTTGCGCTAGTGAAAGTAAAACGATCTCGTCCTGCATATAGATATTGAGTTTGCTAGAAGCGAAGCGTCACTGAAGAGCATATACCTGTGGACCTCCCATTACAGATATTCGAGCATTTGGCCAGAAGAACATGAAATTTGGACTATATGCACGTCCACACATGGCATAATTGCCAGCCCCAAAGCTTCCACCGATAACTACCGTGATCTTCGGAACCTGATTCCATATATTTGCAAGAAACGTTAATTTCTTCAGTATATTCCTCAATAATAACACTGAAATCATTAGGGTAAAAGAAAGGACAGCTTAAATGATCAAAGTAAATTACTGATAAATTGAGTCATAAGAGTATGGAAAGTTGCTATGAAGACTGGGAGTGCCACAAAACATTGTGATGATGCTTTACCAGCTCGAGTTCAAAGgccaaaataaattcaaattcatTACATTTTCTAAGTTAAAGCTTACCTTCGCACAAGAGACTGCCATCACCATTTTGGCTCCAGCTTTGGCAATACCACTTGCCTCGGATTTGGACCCAACCTACCAAATTAATGAACATCTTATCCTTATTTTCAAGACAAACCCTGTATCCGTATGAAAATCTCCAAATAAAACATGGCTAAGAAGCACATTCAGATTCCAGAAATTAAAACCCAATGTGGGATGCCAACCAGAAATAACCATGAAACCACATAAACCAATTACTCCTCCCTATAGCATCTGAATCGCGCAATCAACTGAATGCATTTCAAGATGCTGATAGAATTTTAAGTGAGCCAAACTCTATTTTGGATTAATTATCCTTTTTCTGCTTCTGTTCCTTTTGTTCTTTCATTAGGAAGTAAGGCTTTCAAATTACATGTGAAACATGGCTCAGATGTACATAGGCTATAAAAAGTGAAAGAACGTGTAAAAGAAAGAGATATTTTTGGATGAATCCTTCTACATACATAGGCTATAAAAAGTGAAAGACCATGTAAAAGAAACAGATATTTTGGATGAATCCTTCTACAAGTTTACAAAAGCCTTGCAAGATTCTTTTAACAATTAATCCTGAAGTATTTTCAGGATGAACCATAAATCCATTTATGGGATATCAATAAGTAGTTACATCATATGACTATACAACCACTCAAACTGTCATGAGGAACTAGAGCTGGTTGATTGTGCTTATTTGCTTCTATCCCCTTAATATAGTCAATAACAATTGACTAAAGCAAGTTTGTATCAAACACTTATATCACaggaggaaaaaaattaatgcttACCATAAATCCGGTAATATTCTGAAGGAAGATCAGAGGAATGTTACGTTGAGTACATAATTCAATAAAGTGTGCGCCTTTTTGAGCAGATTCCATAAACAGTATCCCGTTGTTTCCAAGGATCCCTACTGGCTGTCCACAAATTCTTCCAAAGCCAGTCACAAGTGTCTGTATGTGTCAACGAGTACACTCAGAAAACAAATGAAAGAACAATAGACAACAAATGTGAGACAGTTGTGACTTGTTAAGGAATAAAAGGGCCTCACAGTGCCATACAGTTTCttgaattcatcaaattcactTCCATCAACAATGCGAGCAATAATTGATCGAACATCAAAGGACTGTTTGAGGTCTGATGGTGCAATGTTGCGAAGTTCTTTCACATCATACAGAGGTTCTTTATAGTCAGCTCTAGTTTGTCCAGACACTTCTGGACCACCAGCCATGTGCAGGTTCTTAACAATATTCCTTCCTATAGCAAGCGCATGTAGTTCATCTGCAACACAGGATATTTAGATGCCATTATTGTGTCAAGAAACATCAAGATCAGCAGAAGACACCACAAGCATAAATCAAAAGTATGAATCCAGGAAATGGAAATACAATCTAAAAGCTTAATAGCAGAAGGGGATTTTACCATGGGCAAAGTAGTCTGAAACCCCTGATGTCTTACAATGCACAGTTGCACCTCCAAGGTCTTCCGCAGAAACTTCCTCACCAGTAGCTGCCTGATAAAAGTTTTCTATCAGATGGACATTATGCTCAAAGAAGGCATTTAACTGAATTAGCAAAATCTCTaatgacttattatttttaattatgataaaagaTATCAATGTTTTACAGAGAACAAGAAGGTCAACTGCTAACCTTAACAAGAGGAGGTCCAGCCAAAAATATGGTACCATTCCCTTTGACCATTACACTCTCATCAGCCATTGCAGGAATGTAAGCTCCTCCAGCAGTACAAGAACCTAACACCAGTGCGATCTGAGGAATACCTTCTGAAGACATCACAGCTTGATTGTAAAATATTCTCCCAAAATTTTCTTTGTCAGGAAAAACCTCGGCTTGCTTTGGAAGGAAAGCTCCACCACTATCAACAAGATATATACATGGTAGTTTGCATTGAGCAGCAATCTCTTGTGCCCTGAGATGTTTCTTGACAGTTATAGGAAAGTAACTTCCACCTTTGACTGTGGGATCATTTGCCACCAACATACAGAGTCTCTTGTGTATTGTTCCAATTCCAATAACTATTCCGCCAGATGGTAATGACTCTTGGTACAATTCATGACCCGCAAGCTAAATTTACCAGATAATGATTTAGAGTAAGAAAAACACATATCAGGATATTTTTCTGAATAgaatttaaacaaaaacaagTATACTCAGCCCCAATTACAGCAACCAATAAATAGAAGGCAAATGGTGTTTTTATGCTTGAAGTGCAGGCAGCATTCTCAAGTACCGAATTTATCAAGAAGGAGATCATAGTAGCCATATACTCTCAAATGTTTTGCATAAACTTAAGTACATTAGTTCCTCAAGACAATGAGTAACTAGTAACTACCATACGTATcttaagaaattcatgattcaactcaagaaaacttgagaatGAAACAAGCTGGATCAAGTGTACTAGCTGAATGATGCTAATCAAACAAACAGTAGTTCTTCCATCTGGTTCCTTTCACAATTTTCTAGTCTTAAATAATGGTAGAAACCTAGCAAGAAAACAAACTGCAAAACTGAACCTAGAAGGGAAGGGAAAGCTCCACATGGAGGGTATCTGGAAAAGGCTCTTCAACGCTATAAGTAGGCAACCTATTTAGTTACTCCTATGTAAGAAGTTAGGTGCCTTCTACTTCACTACGAATATCAAAAAGTTAGTTTGGTGTCATACTATCCTACATATAATTTTTAAGATTACTAGTATCAGCCTCATCCCTACATTGTGTAACTAAAAGAAATGAACAGCAAGTAGCTTCATATCATTCCCAATATCAATATATTAACTTGTCGAATTTACAATTCTTTTTGCTCATGTGAATCGTTATCAATGAATGCAACTGACTTTATAAGTTATCACAGGCAGATATTTTGTTAGAAGATGAACAAAGTATCAACTAAGATGAATGTTTAAGAAGATTATCTCTATCAAGTATAGACAAATGAAAAGTACAGCTCAATCTTTTTTAAGTCTAGTCGCTCTATGGCATATGTAGGTTAGTTCTGGACTATGGAGTGAAGATTTAACTACTTAAGcatcatttttcctttttcctttttctggtTTCCTTTTACCAATTGCAAAAAGGCAAACATACaaaggaaatttttttggaagggAAATAGTAAATGCTGGCGTCCTGCTATTAAATATAGGGAAGAAACTAGATAGGCACTTTTTCCAGTCATTTCGTTCAAAGATCTGAGGCTGCAGCTATcaaagaatttttaaaaaaatgtaaaatagtCTTATTCTAGAAGGTTGGAAGGTTTGGACAatataagagagagagagagagagatgctTTCATCTTTCAGTTATAATGACATTTCAACCAACATTTACGGCTTTTCTTTATACTCCCTccttctcaaattatttgtcatgttTCGCTTCCgggagtcaatttgactaaccTTCAAAGCTAAATTAAATTAGACCAgctcaatattttaaattaaaatttagatatgcAAAAACTATACGAGTACTACAAGTTGCAACATTTCTCATGTCAATTTGATTAAAAATACATTCTAgaatgttggtcaaagttcaaatagtttgactctcgagaagCAAATATGACAACTAATGTGGGATAGAGAGAGTagccccttttctttttttattaaataagaaTTTGACTTTTCGTTGTAGCTTTCTTCTGCTTGGGAATGATCTGAAAAGCCATTGTTAAATGGCATTTACCTACAATCTACAGACTAGTTAACATGCTAGTAACAATATATCATAACAAGATCAATAACATAAATTAAGTTGATAATCCTACAAAGATGAGCAACAGCGCTTCAAGTAATCAAAATTGTAGTAATTGGTTGAAAGCTAACCTGAGAAAGCTCAAGGAATGAAGAGCCAGGGTCAATAAGCCGATCGATCCTCTCTCTAGGAAGAAACTTATTCCTACTCCTATGCCTCTTCACCGCTTCTGATCCTCCTCCTTCCATAACCTAACAACACAAAACAATGACAATTCGAGTAAAtcgaaaacaacaacaacatacccagtgtagtcccacaaagtggggtctggggagggtagtgtGTACGCATACCTTACCCCTCCTTGAAAAGGTAGAAAGGCTGTTTCCAATGGACCCTTAGCTCAAGAAAAGTCATATCAACAAACTAGTATAGAAACATGATCAAATAGTATAGAAAGCATAACAGAGTATtctgaaaagaaagaaaaaaaaaagtaactacaacaaactagtacaataatcgaagtacaagaaataaCGGATAGtaacagaatttttttttttttttttgaaaatgtaaCATTGGTATGTATTGACTTGATCAGTGCATAGATTGCACTGGAACCATATTTACAGCAAAAGTGAGAAAGCTGATCCAAAACTCTGAAAATCTAACAAGAGCCTAGGATTTCAGTTATGGAATCAGTCTCCTCAAAGTAAATCTGCTtgcaccaaaaacaaaaaagtttgaCACAATTTAGCTTTGTCTTTTGTACATCACTACTACTGTCTTCAAAGCACCGtgaatttctctctttccatATTGTCCACCAAATGCAAGCTGGGACAATCCTCCATCTATCTCTGTCTGAGGCTTCTATTCCTGCCTCCTCCCAAATATGGAGTAGATTAGTAATCCTATTTGGCATTACCCAGACAATGCCCCTGAGATTCACAAAGATCCTCCAAAGCTGNNNNNNNNNNNNNNNNNNNNNNNNNNNNNNNNNNNNNNNNNNNNNNNNNNNNNNNNNNNNNNNNNNNNNNNNNNNNNNNNNNNNNNNNNNNNNNNNNNNNCTTTAATCACAAACGTAGAGGTATGGAAACTTGCGGCTCCTTTACTTGGAGCGAAGACTTCTTAGTACGCAAAAGACTTGCGGATGAGAGTTtctctatgttttttttttctccccttTGGCTTTAtgaagacccctatttatagttgcagGGGAGAGCTagggtatgtatatgattggtTGAACCATGTCATTTGAACACTTGGCGACATTTGATTGGTTCTCATTTGACGGCATGCTATGTCACTTATGCACGTGGCACGATTTTATTGGTCCTTGATTAGACTTGGCGTGCCGCGTCATTTGATACGTGACATGGACCTTAGGCTAATAAGTGGGCTCATCGTGAAGACAAACTCAATGTAGTAACCCAAATAAAATTGGATTTTACTTTAAATCCACGTC encodes:
- the LOC132064887 gene encoding methylcrotonoyl-CoA carboxylase beta chain, mitochondrial — encoded protein: MEGGGSEAVKRHRSRNKFLPRERIDRLIDPGSSFLELSQLAGHELYQESLPSGGIVIGIGTIHKRLCMLVANDPTVKGGSYFPITVKKHLRAQEIAAQCKLPCIYLVDSGGAFLPKQAEVFPDKENFGRIFYNQAVMSSEGIPQIALVLGSCTAGGAYIPAMADESVMVKGNGTIFLAGPPLVKAATGEEVSAEDLGGATVHCKTSGVSDYFAHDELHALAIGRNIVKNLHMAGGPEVSGQTRADYKEPLYDVKELRNIAPSDLKQSFDVRSIIARIVDGSEFDEFKKLYGTTLVTGFGRICGQPVGILGNNGILFMESAQKGAHFIELCTQRNIPLIFLQNITGFMVGSKSEASGIAKAGAKMVMAVSCAKVPKITVVIGGSFGAGNYAMCGRAYSPNFMFFWPNARISVMGGPQAAGVLAQVEGATKKKRGIQWTKEEEEKFKAEVVEAYDKEGSPYYATSRLWDDGIIDPADTRKILSLCISASLNRGPEATKYGVFRM